Proteins from a single region of Alphaproteobacteria bacterium:
- a CDS encoding HAMP domain-containing sensor histidine kinase has translation MELNKLIQRQLKRSGMTLDSLPTDQEEWRQFIQSVSNAYENSDQERYLLERSMELSSQELLSLNEKLENAQSISRLGYWSYDKLKDRVQWSNTLSEICGLNASITPINYENFLSSIHEEHRTLFQEKVSKICVDYTPFDCEIKVKNYNNNDYFWYFISVTYDKNPEHTSNIFSGIAMDISKRKHFETELNVSNQKLITTARLAGMADVATSVLHNIGNVLNSANVSLGLILQKLKNDHYQKLIAVIQMIKDNLPNIVDYIKDDPKGKVVPRYLVSIGETLAKDYEIFGQEIQNISKHLDHMKEIVSKQQNISRVVSLKEKTFLHELINDALQISGGENLKEYIQLNKNYTENDFVLTDKSKATQIMINLIKNAKEAIIENRENQNKELTISVQKNSPEEFINISVEDSGIGITDENISKIFTFGFTTKENGHGFGLHSSVLAARELGGDLIAESKGKNQGSIFTLILPLQ, from the coding sequence ATGGAATTGAACAAATTAATCCAGCGTCAATTAAAAAGATCGGGCATGACGCTGGATTCTTTACCTACAGATCAAGAAGAATGGCGACAATTTATACAATCTGTTAGCAATGCTTACGAGAATAGTGACCAAGAAAGATATCTTCTTGAGCGATCGATGGAATTATCTTCTCAGGAATTGCTTTCTTTAAATGAAAAGCTCGAGAATGCACAATCCATTTCACGACTTGGTTATTGGTCATATGATAAATTAAAGGATCGTGTGCAATGGTCAAATACATTATCAGAAATATGTGGATTAAATGCATCAATTACACCGATAAATTATGAGAATTTTCTTTCATCTATACATGAGGAACATAGAACTTTATTTCAAGAAAAAGTAAGTAAAATATGTGTAGATTATACTCCTTTTGATTGTGAGATTAAAGTTAAAAATTATAATAACAATGATTATTTTTGGTATTTTATAAGCGTTACGTATGATAAAAATCCTGAACATACAAGTAATATATTTTCTGGCATTGCGATGGATATAAGCAAACGCAAACATTTTGAAACTGAATTAAATGTATCAAATCAAAAATTGATTACAACAGCGCGACTGGCAGGTATGGCGGATGTAGCAACATCTGTCTTACATAATATTGGTAATGTACTTAACAGTGCTAATGTTTCTTTAGGTTTAATATTACAAAAGCTTAAAAATGATCACTATCAAAAACTTATTGCTGTTATACAAATGATTAAAGATAATTTACCAAATATTGTTGATTATATAAAAGATGATCCTAAAGGCAAAGTTGTTCCGCGCTATTTAGTAAGCATAGGAGAAACTTTAGCAAAGGATTATGAAATATTTGGTCAAGAAATTCAAAATATTTCTAAACATTTGGACCATATGAAAGAAATTGTTTCAAAACAGCAAAACATTAGTCGTGTCGTAAGCTTAAAAGAAAAAACATTTTTGCATGAACTGATAAACGACGCATTGCAAATTAGCGGTGGCGAAAATTTAAAAGAATATATACAACTAAACAAAAATTATACTGAAAATGATTTTGTCTTAACAGATAAATCTAAAGCAACTCAAATTATGATCAATCTCATTAAAAATGCAAAAGAAGCCATTATTGAAAATAGAGAAAATCAAAATAAAGAACTAACTATTTCTGTCCAAAAAAACTCGCCTGAAGAATTTATTAATATTTCTGTTGAAGATAGTGGAATAGGTATTACAGACGAAAATATTTCTAAAATTTTTACTTTTGGTTTTACAACAAAAGAAAATGGGCATGGATTCGGCTTACATAGTAGCGTCTTAGCTGCAAGAGAACTTGGTGGTGATTTGATAGCCGAAAGCAAAGGAAAGAATCAAGGTTCTATTTTCACGTTAATTTTACCTTTACAATGA
- the mutY gene encoding A/G-specific adenine glycosylase, giving the protein MSSFSTKILDWYHHAQRKLPWRAKDPIKPNPYHVWLSEIMLQQTTVATVIAYFLNFTEKWPDVKFLANASIDEVLHAWQGLGYYSRAHNLHKTAQIIATDYNGIFPKTEKLLLQLPGIGPYTSAAIMAIAFNQKSLVIDGNVERILARVFRLPFPPKEDMKQLRIVLETLSPNDKFGEFAQSMMDLGATICTPKNPKCDICPVNNFCESYKNLTQHLYPIEKLKAKRPQKFGFVFWVENDKGDIWIRKRENRLLKGLMEIPSTSWEIENWKKEEAIANSPWPEHSWTNVIGQVKHVFTHFELYLNIIKIKKSGLDLEDGFWCAQKDLKDHAFPTLMHKVIKHQLGALNNK; this is encoded by the coding sequence ATGAGTAGTTTTTCAACAAAAATTCTTGATTGGTATCATCACGCTCAAAGAAAATTGCCATGGCGGGCAAAAGATCCTATCAAACCAAATCCCTATCATGTTTGGTTAAGCGAAATCATGTTGCAGCAAACAACAGTTGCAACAGTGATTGCTTATTTTTTAAATTTTACTGAAAAATGGCCTGATGTGAAATTTTTAGCGAATGCTTCAATTGATGAAGTTTTACACGCTTGGCAAGGACTTGGTTATTATTCACGCGCGCATAATTTACATAAAACAGCTCAAATAATTGCAACAGATTACAATGGCATTTTTCCAAAGACAGAAAAATTACTTCTTCAATTGCCCGGCATTGGTCCTTATACATCTGCAGCTATTATGGCTATTGCTTTTAATCAAAAATCACTTGTGATAGATGGTAATGTTGAACGTATTTTAGCGCGTGTTTTTAGGCTTCCTTTTCCTCCTAAAGAGGATATGAAACAATTGCGCATTGTACTTGAAACCCTATCGCCAAACGATAAATTTGGTGAATTTGCTCAATCAATGATGGATCTTGGCGCGACTATTTGTACACCCAAAAATCCAAAATGCGATATTTGTCCCGTGAACAATTTTTGTGAAAGTTACAAGAATCTGACGCAACATCTTTATCCTATTGAAAAATTAAAAGCTAAACGGCCTCAAAAATTTGGATTTGTATTTTGGGTTGAAAATGATAAAGGTGATATTTGGATTCGCAAACGTGAAAATCGATTACTTAAAGGATTGATGGAAATTCCTTCAACCTCGTGGGAAATAGAAAATTGGAAGAAAGAAGAGGCAATCGCAAATTCGCCTTGGCCAGAACATTCATGGACAAATGTTATAGGGCAAGTGAAGCATGTTTTTACGCATTTCGAATTGTATTTGAATATTATTAAAATTAAAAAATCTGGATTAGATTTAGAAGATGGCTTTTGGTGCGCACAAAAAGATCTTAAGGATCACGCTTTTCCAACATTAATGCACAAGGTCATTAAACATCAATTAGGCGCGTTAAACAACAAATAA